CCTGCTCCTTTCCTTTGGGAAGTACCGCGCCCAGATCGCTTTCGGCGCCGCCCTCCTTTTCATCCTCCTGAGCTTTCCGGACATGCGTGCCCTCTTCGGGATTGACGCCGTCTTCATGCCCCTCGGATCGATCCTCGGCGCGATCCAGTGGAACGTGATCCTGATGATCTTCGGCACGATGGGACTGGTCTCGCTCTTCATCGAGTCGAAGATGCCGGCGCTGATGGCCGACCGGATCATCCAGAAGACGCCGAACGTGAAGTGGGCGGTGATCTCGCTTGCGGCCTTCGCCGGCGCGATCTCGGCCTTCGTCGACAATGTCGCGACGGTCCTGATGGTCGCCCCGATCGCGCTCACGATCGCGAAGAAGCTCAAGATCTCGCCGGTCCCGTCGATCATCGCGATCGCCGTCGCCTCCAACCTCGAGGGCGCCGCGACGCTTGTCGGCGACACCACCTCGATCCTCCTCGGCGGCTATGCCGACCTCACCTTCTTCGACTTCTTCTTCTACCTCGGCCGTCCCTCGATGTTCTGGGTGAACCAGCTCGGCCTGCTCGCCGCCCTGCTCGTCCTCTTCCGCGTCTTCCGCAACGACAGCCAGCCGGTCAGGATGACCGAGACGACGGTCGTCACCGACTACGTCCCGTCGGTCCTGATGGTGGCGATGGTCGTGCTTCTGATCCTCGCCTCTTTCATCCCGAACGCCCCCGCCCTGATCAACGGCTATGTCTGCGCCGGCCTGATGGTGTTCGGGGTCGTCCGCAAGGCCTTCGTCAAGAAGGACGGAAAAGCCTTCCTGGAAACCCTGAAGGACATCGACTTCTTCACCCTCCTCCTGCTCGCCAGCCTCTTCGTCGTCGTCAAGTCGATCGAGAACGCCGGCGTCATCACGGCGATCTCGAACGTCATCTTCGAACTCGCCGGCGGAAACACCTTCGTGATCTATTCGGTCCTCCTGTGGGGGTCGGTGCTCCTCTCCGCCTTCATCGACAACATCCCCTACGTCGCCACGATGCTTCCGGTCGTGACCCTGATCGCGACCAACGTCGCGATCCAGAACGGCCTCGACGCCGCCGCGCAGCATCAGCTCGTCACGCTCCTCTACTTCGGCCTGCTCTCGGGCGCGACCCTCGGCGGGAACATGACGCCGATCGGCGCCTCGGCGAACATCACCGGCATCGGGATCCTCCGCAAGGAGGGCTACGAGGTCACGACCGGCGAATTCATGCGGATCGGCGTGCCCTTCACGCTCGCCGCGGTCATGACCGCCTACCTTCTCGTCTGGTTCGTCTGGTCGATCTGACACCCATCGTACAAAACGGCTTTCCCGCGCGGGAAAGCCGTTTTTCGTCTGATTCAGAAATGCCGGGTGAAGACCTCCCGGTCCTCGAGCAGTTCCTCGATCGTCCGGATTCCGAGGCGCTGGAGGAGTTCGACCACGTAGGGGTTGTCGATCGGAGAGGGATAGGGCGCCTTCTTCGCGTAGTCGCGGACCTTGGCGGTTGCGACACTCCGGTCGATGAGCGAGCGCGGTCCGCCGACGCAGCCGCCGGCGCAGCCCATGCCCTCGAGGAAGTTGGCGGTCGTCTTCCCGCTCACGAGCTCGTCGAGCAGGCGGCGGCACTCGGGGACGCCGTCGGCCTGGACCGAACGGACGCGGATCGGCTTGTCGGGACGGATCCGGTCGAGCGTCAGCGCGACCGCCTCGGAGACGCCCCTCGAGACGGCGTAGACGCGACCCGCGACGGAAGAGTGCTCGCGCAGGTCCGGCGGGATGTCGTCGGCGCGCACCCGCGCGGCGTCGAACAGGTCGGCGACCTCCCGGAAGGTGAGGACGTGGTCGATCGCGTCCCCGATGTCGGGTTCGCGGGCCTCGGCCTTCTTGGCGAGGCAGGGACCGACGAAGACGGTGACGGCGCCCGGGACGAGCCGCTTCACGACGCGGCCGCAGGCGACCATCGGCGAGACCGATCCCGGGACCCTCGCGAGCAGGTCGGGATAGAGCCGACGGATCATCTGGATCCACACCGGGCAGCAGCACGACGTGAGCATGTAGTCGCCCTCGTCCTGGATCTTGGCGTCGAATTCGAGCGCCTCCTTCAGGGTGAGGATGTCGGCGAAGAGCGAGACCTCGACCATGCCGGCGAACCCGAGCCGCTTGAAGACGGTCCGCAACTGGCCGTCGTCGATGTCCCTGAACTGCGAGAGGAAGGCGGGCGCGACGAGCGCGTAGGCCGGTCCCCCGGCGTCGCGCAGCTTCGCGAGCACGTCCATCAGGTCCCTCGAGGCGATGACCGGCGCGAGCGCGGCCGGGTCGATCCGCTCGCGGCAGCGTTCCGTGCGGGGAACGAATTCCCAGCCGCCCTTGGCGTCGGATGCGACATTGTCGAAGAGGCAATCGATGAAGGCCTTGCCGGGGCAGTGGCCGGGGAGGCCGCCGCACGCGGCGCACGCGCCCTTCGGTGTCGGCCTGAGGACGCACTCGAGATGGTGCGGGTCGTATTTCAGCCGGCGGAGCGCCGGGTCGACGGCGCCGCCTTCCTGGGCGGCGACGACGAGACCGTACATCTCCTCGAACGTGAGGTGTTTCCGTTCCTTCATGGCGATCCCTCCGATCGGATCCGATACTCCCATTATAGGACGAAGACGACCGTTCGGGAAGCGCCCGAAGAAAAAACGGCCGCGTTTTCGGCGCGGCCGTTCGATGATGCCGGATGCTCAGGCGGTGACGGCGGTGAGGACGAAGTAGGCGACGAACAGGATCGCCGAGACGAGCAGGATCGGATGGACTTCCTTGATCTGACCCTTGACGGCCTTGATGACGACGTAGAAGATGAAGCCGAAGGCGATGCCGATCGAGATCGAATAGGTGAGGGCCATCATCACGGCGGCGAAGAAGGCGGGGACGGCCGTTGCGAAGTCGTTCCACTCGATCTCCTTCAGGTTGCCGGCCATCATGACGCCGACGACGATCAGCGCGGGGGCGGTGGCGGCGGTCGGGACGACGCCGAAGACCGGGGAGAGGAGGATGCAGAGGAGGAAGAGGATCGCGGTGAAGACGGAGGTGAGGCCGGTGCGTCCTCCTTCCTCGATGCCGGCGGCCGATTCGATGTAGGTCGTCGTGTTCGAGGTGCCGAGGATCGCGCCGACGGAGGTCGCGATCGAGTCGGCGAAGAGCGCCTTGTCCATCTTCGAGGCGAAGCCCTTGCCAGACTCGAGCGCGGTCAGGTCCTCGTCGGAGAAGATGCCCGAGGCGCGGCCGGTGCCGATGAAGGTGCCGATCGTGTCGAAGGTGTCGGTGAGCGAGAAGGCGAAGATCGCGAAGAGCGCCATCGGCAGGCGGGAGACGTCCGCGAAGAGGGTGCCGAGGCCGGTGAAAGCGGCGCCGAAGGTGGTTCCGAAGGCGGCGAAGGGCGCGCCGAGGTCGTCGAAACTGATCGCGGCGAGGTTCGTGACGCCGAGCGGGATGCCGATCAGGGTCGAGGCGACGATGCCGATCAGGATCGCGCCGCGGACCTTGAGGACGAGCAGGACGACGGTGACGAGGATGCCGATGAAGGCGAGGATCAGCGCCGGGGTGGCGATCGCCGAGAGGGCGGGGACGCCGGCGCCGAAGTTGATCGCGGCAACGTCGAGGAAGCCGATGTAGGCGATGAAGATGCCGATGCCGCCGCCGATCGCGTTCTGGAGCGACTTCGGAATCGCCTTGATGATCGACTTGCGGATCTTCGTGACGGTGATCACGATGTTGATGAGGCCGCAGATGAAGACCAGGGCAAGCGCCTCCTGCCAGGAGAAGCCGAGCGCGAAGCACACCGTGTAGGTGAAGAACGCGTTCAAGCCCATGCCGGGGGCGAGGGCGTAGGGCACGTTGGCGAAGAGCGCCATGACGAGCGTGCCGATGACGGTCGCGAAGATCGTCGCGAGGAACACCGCTTCCTTCGGCATGCCGGTGGCGCCGAGGATGTTCGGGTTGACGAAAATGATGTAGACCAT
This is a stretch of genomic DNA from Candidatus Izemoplasmatales bacterium. It encodes these proteins:
- a CDS encoding SLC13 family permease, whose translation is MYLALAIFVITYVLLLSFGKYRAQIAFGAALLFILLSFPDMRALFGIDAVFMPLGSILGAIQWNVILMIFGTMGLVSLFIESKMPALMADRIIQKTPNVKWAVISLAAFAGAISAFVDNVATVLMVAPIALTIAKKLKISPVPSIIAIAVASNLEGAATLVGDTTSILLGGYADLTFFDFFFYLGRPSMFWVNQLGLLAALLVLFRVFRNDSQPVRMTETTVVTDYVPSVLMVAMVVLLILASFIPNAPALINGYVCAGLMVFGVVRKAFVKKDGKAFLETLKDIDFFTLLLLASLFVVVKSIENAGVITAISNVIFELAGGNTFVIYSVLLWGSVLLSAFIDNIPYVATMLPVVTLIATNVAIQNGLDAAAQHQLVTLLYFGLLSGATLGGNMTPIGASANITGIGILRKEGYEVTTGEFMRIGVPFTLAAVMTAYLLVWFVWSI
- a CDS encoding NCS2 family permease — encoded protein: MKSIAKFFRLAENGTTFKRELVAGATTFFAMVYIIFVNPNILGATGMPKEAVFLATIFATVIGTLVMALFANVPYALAPGMGLNAFFTYTVCFALGFSWQEALALVFICGLINIVITVTKIRKSIIKAIPKSLQNAIGGGIGIFIAYIGFLDVAAINFGAGVPALSAIATPALILAFIGILVTVVLLVLKVRGAILIGIVASTLIGIPLGVTNLAAISFDDLGAPFAAFGTTFGAAFTGLGTLFADVSRLPMALFAIFAFSLTDTFDTIGTFIGTGRASGIFSDEDLTALESGKGFASKMDKALFADSIATSVGAILGTSNTTTYIESAAGIEEGGRTGLTSVFTAILFLLCILLSPVFGVVPTAATAPALIVVGVMMAGNLKEIEWNDFATAVPAFFAAVMMALTYSISIGIAFGFIFYVVIKAVKGQIKEVHPILLVSAILFVAYFVLTAVTA
- a CDS encoding [Fe-Fe] hydrogenase large subunit C-terminal domain-containing protein; its protein translation is MKERKHLTFEEMYGLVVAAQEGGAVDPALRRLKYDPHHLECVLRPTPKGACAACGGLPGHCPGKAFIDCLFDNVASDAKGGWEFVPRTERCRERIDPAALAPVIASRDLMDVLAKLRDAGGPAYALVAPAFLSQFRDIDDGQLRTVFKRLGFAGMVEVSLFADILTLKEALEFDAKIQDEGDYMLTSCCCPVWIQMIRRLYPDLLARVPGSVSPMVACGRVVKRLVPGAVTVFVGPCLAKKAEAREPDIGDAIDHVLTFREVADLFDAARVRADDIPPDLREHSSVAGRVYAVSRGVSEAVALTLDRIRPDKPIRVRSVQADGVPECRRLLDELVSGKTTANFLEGMGCAGGCVGGPRSLIDRSVATAKVRDYAKKAPYPSPIDNPYVVELLQRLGIRTIEELLEDREVFTRHF